The Setaria viridis chromosome 6, Setaria_viridis_v4.0, whole genome shotgun sequence genome contains a region encoding:
- the LOC140223151 gene encoding uncharacterized protein, with amino-acid sequence MAREVHGPDFDSSSEDIDGEIVMRVGGGKKHGRYWIGDGVINTASTATLSQIQARSTDSSPAIRLRPTIGQFQMEALQAQVEAARKQQEEMAARMEQMVQRRLEAERQRMEEENRMRMDQMFQYMQNFASSMGQSLPPPSMLFPPPQPPTTTPNQSAASNNEDQDLSQWSPWPPWI; translated from the exons ATGgcaagggaggttcacgggccagacttcgattcAAGCTCTGAGgatattgatggagaaatcgtgatgagggtgggaggaggcaagaagcatggccgatattggattggcgacggcgtaatCAACACGGCCTCTACtgccactctctcccagatccaagcaaggagcacggactcgagcccggcgatacggcTACGACCAACCATTggacagttccagatggaggctctccag gcccaggtggaagcagcaaggaagcaacaagaggagatggcggcgaggatggagcagatggttCAGCGGAGGTTAGAGGCCgagcggcagaggatggaggaagaaaatcggatgaggatggaccagatgttccagtacatgcagaattttgcttcgagcatgggtcaaTCTTTGCCACCGCCATCGAtgctgttccctccgcctcagccacccacaactactcct aatcaatcggcggcttcgaataatgaagaccaagatttgtcgcagtggtctccttggcctccatggATTTAG